The following proteins come from a genomic window of Candidatus Bipolaricaulis sibiricus:
- a CDS encoding N-methylhydantoinase A, with the protein MGIDIGGTFTDVVVLDAGGLLLHKFPTTPDDPARGVLAALAALVAQGEFDPGAVARIAHGSTVATNALLEGKLGKTALVTTEGFRDVLEIGRQNRPSLYDLLFTRPRPIVPRELRFEVPERIGADGAVVRPLDRAAVEGLLPALRQAGVEAVAVCFLFSFLNPAHEREAGEILTELGVPITLSSDLLPEFREYERASTTVINAALRPVVGSYLVALEEGSARLGLPARWQVMGSSGAIVAAATAEREPARILLSGPAGGVEGARKVGRRSGFPNLITLDMGGTSCDVALVRGGEVARTVGGAVGGYPVALPTTDIHTIGAGGGSLARLDPGGALRVGPESAGADPGPACYGRGGQEATVTDAHLVLGHLLPEFPLGGLDRLDLGAAQDAIRRTSEPLGMTVEEAALGILAVADAAMERAIRVISVERGHDPRGFALLAFGGAGPLHAVSLAQRLGIPTVLIPPTAGVLSALGLLLAEVGHETSQGIVRPLRSIPLGDLAGILGRLRRRAEEELVGQGAPREAVRFAAVAAVRYAGQAHELDVPLPPGEVGLKWIAALEGAFHDAHRARYGHAAPEEEVELVAVRVRASTSPPETNVRPALPPAPDLPPTCPAWFDRSGSVAARVVHRAELGPGTRIEGPAILLGPDATALLPPGCRGTVDGHGTLVVEVG; encoded by the coding sequence ATGGGGATTGACATCGGGGGGACGTTCACGGACGTCGTCGTCCTCGACGCAGGCGGGCTGCTCCTCCACAAGTTCCCCACCACGCCCGATGACCCAGCGCGGGGTGTCCTAGCGGCGCTGGCGGCCCTGGTCGCGCAGGGAGAGTTCGATCCGGGCGCCGTGGCGCGGATCGCCCACGGGTCGACGGTGGCCACGAACGCCCTTCTCGAGGGGAAGCTGGGAAAGACGGCGCTCGTCACCACCGAGGGGTTCCGCGACGTCCTGGAGATCGGCCGCCAGAACCGGCCTTCCCTGTACGATCTCTTGTTCACCCGGCCCCGGCCGATCGTTCCCCGCGAGCTCCGGTTCGAGGTCCCCGAGCGAATCGGAGCAGATGGCGCCGTCGTCCGGCCGCTGGACCGAGCGGCTGTAGAGGGACTCCTCCCCGCCCTCCGCCAAGCCGGGGTCGAGGCGGTGGCGGTGTGCTTCCTGTTCTCGTTCCTCAACCCTGCCCACGAACGGGAGGCAGGGGAGATCCTCACCGAGCTCGGGGTTCCGATCACCCTGTCGAGCGATCTCCTCCCCGAGTTCCGGGAGTACGAACGGGCCTCGACCACCGTGATCAACGCCGCCCTGCGCCCGGTGGTCGGGAGCTATCTGGTCGCGCTGGAGGAGGGATCGGCCCGGCTCGGTCTTCCCGCGCGGTGGCAGGTGATGGGGTCGAGCGGAGCGATCGTCGCCGCGGCGACGGCGGAGCGGGAGCCGGCGCGGATCCTCCTCTCCGGCCCCGCGGGCGGGGTGGAGGGGGCGCGCAAGGTTGGGCGCCGGTCCGGGTTTCCGAATCTGATCACGCTTGACATGGGCGGAACGAGCTGCGACGTCGCCCTCGTCCGAGGCGGCGAGGTCGCCCGGACGGTGGGGGGGGCGGTGGGCGGGTACCCGGTCGCGCTCCCAACGACGGACATCCACACGATCGGCGCCGGCGGGGGGAGCCTCGCCCGGCTCGACCCGGGCGGCGCCCTCCGGGTGGGGCCGGAAAGCGCGGGAGCGGACCCCGGCCCGGCGTGCTACGGCCGCGGGGGCCAGGAGGCCACAGTCACCGACGCCCACCTCGTCCTGGGCCACCTCCTCCCCGAGTTCCCCCTGGGCGGGCTTGACCGGCTTGATCTCGGCGCGGCTCAGGACGCCATCCGCCGGACCTCCGAACCCCTGGGGATGACGGTCGAGGAGGCGGCGCTGGGGATCCTCGCGGTAGCTGACGCAGCGATGGAACGGGCGATCCGCGTGATCTCCGTCGAGCGGGGCCACGACCCGCGGGGGTTCGCCCTCCTCGCGTTCGGGGGAGCGGGCCCCCTCCACGCCGTCTCCCTCGCCCAAAGACTGGGAATCCCGACGGTCCTCATCCCGCCCACAGCGGGGGTCCTGTCCGCGCTCGGGCTCCTCCTGGCCGAGGTCGGGCACGAGACGAGCCAGGGGATCGTTCGCCCGCTCCGATCGATCCCGCTGGGAGACCTGGCCGGGATCCTCGGCCGCCTGCGGAGGAGGGCGGAGGAGGAGCTCGTCGGCCAGGGGGCGCCAAGGGAGGCCGTCCGGTTCGCGGCCGTCGCTGCCGTCCGCTACGCGGGACAGGCCCACGAGCTCGACGTTCCCCTCCCGCCGGGGGAGGTCGGACTGAAGTGGATCGCCGCCCTCGAGGGGGCGTTCCACGACGCGCATCGGGCCCGGTACGGCCACGCCGCGCCGGAGGAGGAGGTCGAACTCGTCGCCGTCCGCGTCCGGGCGAGTACCTCCCCACCGGAGACGAACGTCCGGCCCGCGCTGCCCCCGGCTCCGGACCTCCCCCCGACCTGTCCCGCGTGGTTCGACCGGTCGGGTTCTGTCGCGGCGCGGGTCGTCCACCGAGCGGAGCTCGGTCCGGGGACGCGAATCGAAGGGCCAGCGATCCTCTTGGGCCCTGACGCGACGGCCCTCCTCCCCCCGGGGTGCCGGGGAACCGTGGACGGGCACGGGACGCTCGTCGTGGAGGTCGGATGA
- a CDS encoding Oligoendopeptidase F, which produces MLPDRSAVPIEETWDLESVFATPQDWEAACRELVAQLPKLIGYQGRLKEGPSVLLEFIPLYEDAARLMGRIFVYASNASAVNALDQAAVGRSGQARGLFARFGAAVAFVDPELVAIGFDTLRRWMDETPDLRFFAHYVDRLEKQHAHVRSGDVEQVLAMVSDPLSTPFSVFNSLTGADMTFRPATDANGNALEVGQASIESLRTHPDRAVRRTAWESYADGYLALKNTLAGSLLGAVKADVFRMRVRGYSSSLEASLAPNFIPVEVFHNLIDVFRRNLPTWHRYWALRRKLLGYDALHVYDIKAPLTGDKPVVPFRQAVDWICAGMRPLGEEYVAVLRRGCLEERWVDRARNRGKREGAFSSGSQGTHPFVMMSYADDVFSLSTLAHELGHSMHSYYSRLSQRMIYSRYGLFVAEVASNFNQAMVRDHLFRTVTDKALQIALIEEAMSNYHRYFFIMPTLARFELEVHERVERGAPVSADTLIGVTADLFREGYGDEVVFDRERIGITWAQFQHMYMNFYVYQYATGISGAHALVAKVLSEGEPAAARYLDFLKAGGSRYPLDALQKAGVDLRSPQPVEAAFANLAALVDRLEKLLG; this is translated from the coding sequence ATGCTGCCTGATCGTTCGGCTGTCCCGATCGAGGAGACCTGGGACCTCGAAAGCGTGTTCGCCACCCCTCAAGACTGGGAGGCAGCGTGTCGGGAGCTCGTGGCGCAGCTGCCGAAGCTCATCGGGTACCAGGGCCGCCTCAAGGAGGGGCCGTCGGTCCTTCTCGAGTTCATTCCGCTGTACGAGGATGCCGCACGGCTCATGGGAAGGATCTTCGTCTACGCAAGCAACGCCTCGGCGGTGAACGCGCTCGATCAAGCGGCGGTCGGCCGGAGTGGGCAGGCCCGCGGCTTGTTCGCTCGGTTCGGCGCAGCGGTCGCGTTTGTGGATCCGGAGCTCGTAGCGATCGGGTTCGACACCCTCCGCCGGTGGATGGACGAGACCCCGGACCTGCGGTTCTTCGCCCACTATGTGGACCGGCTCGAGAAGCAGCACGCCCACGTCCGCTCGGGGGATGTGGAGCAGGTGCTGGCGATGGTCTCCGACCCCCTGTCCACGCCGTTCAGCGTCTTCAACAGCCTCACCGGCGCCGACATGACGTTCCGGCCCGCCACCGATGCCAACGGCAACGCGCTCGAGGTGGGACAGGCGAGCATCGAGTCGCTGCGGACCCACCCCGATCGCGCCGTCCGGCGGACGGCGTGGGAGAGCTACGCCGACGGGTACCTCGCGCTCAAGAACACGCTCGCGGGTTCCCTCCTCGGAGCGGTCAAGGCCGACGTGTTCCGGATGCGCGTTCGCGGATACTCCTCCAGCCTCGAGGCGTCCCTCGCCCCGAACTTCATCCCCGTCGAGGTGTTCCACAACCTGATCGACGTGTTCCGGCGGAACCTCCCCACCTGGCACCGCTACTGGGCGCTCCGCCGCAAGCTTCTCGGCTACGATGCGTTGCACGTTTACGACATCAAGGCCCCGCTCACGGGGGACAAGCCGGTGGTTCCGTTTCGGCAGGCCGTCGACTGGATCTGTGCGGGGATGAGGCCGCTGGGCGAGGAGTATGTCGCGGTGTTACGGCGGGGGTGCCTTGAGGAACGGTGGGTCGACCGCGCCCGCAACCGCGGAAAGCGGGAAGGCGCCTTCTCCAGCGGCTCTCAGGGCACCCACCCGTTCGTCATGATGAGCTACGCCGACGACGTGTTCAGCCTGAGCACGCTTGCCCACGAGCTCGGCCACTCGATGCACTCCTACTACAGCCGCCTGAGCCAGCGCATGATCTACAGCCGCTACGGGTTGTTCGTGGCCGAAGTGGCGTCGAACTTCAACCAGGCGATGGTCCGGGACCATCTGTTCCGCACCGTGACCGACAAGGCTCTTCAGATCGCGCTGATCGAGGAGGCGATGTCGAACTACCACCGCTACTTCTTCATCATGCCCACCCTGGCGCGGTTCGAGCTCGAGGTCCACGAGCGGGTGGAGCGCGGGGCCCCGGTGAGCGCCGATACGCTGATTGGGGTCACGGCGGACCTGTTCCGCGAGGGCTATGGTGACGAGGTGGTCTTTGACCGCGAGCGGATCGGGATTACGTGGGCTCAGTTCCAGCACATGTACATGAACTTCTACGTGTACCAGTACGCCACGGGAATCTCTGGGGCCCACGCCCTGGTAGCGAAGGTTCTGTCTGAGGGCGAGCCAGCGGCGGCGCGGTACCTCGACTTCCTCAAGGCGGGCGGCTCGCGCTACCCGCTCGATGCTCTCCAGAAGGCGGGTGTCGACCTCCGGTCGCCCCAACCGGTGGAGGCAGCGTTTGCCAACCTTGCGGCGCTCGTGGACCGCCTCGAGAAGCTGCTGGGGTAG
- a CDS encoding tRNA-i(6)A37 methylthiotransferase, translating into MKACILTWGCQQNEHKSEAIAGVLRATGYVLVPNPDEADVVLLNTCMVRGRAEDKVIGRVGELQRLRRTRPRVIGVGGCMAQGRGEAILDLLPGADFAFGTARLADLPSLIARARDGERFACLPPPNGIERLPVVRRSAFQAYVTIAEGCSHACAYCVVPRVRGPLRSRPLEEVVAELRDLGRAGYQEVTLLGQNVDAYGTDLGGGTTFAALLRAAQQVSIPRIRFTTSHPAYLTDEVIEVLATGGSLCPHVHLAVQSGSDRVLAAMGRGHTRAEFLDLVARLRSRVPGLNVTTDVIVGFPGEDDWDFHQTLSLIEEAAFGTVFAAMFSPRPGTRAAALHDDVPPREKGRRLAVVLDLSRRLALESHRARIGTTVEVLVEAFLPEKRQLSGKTRDFRTVLFPGDPAMIGRFAMVKIEGATAGALHGQRTEAG; encoded by the coding sequence ATGAAGGCGTGTATCCTGACCTGGGGTTGCCAGCAGAACGAGCACAAGAGTGAGGCGATTGCCGGGGTTCTTCGGGCAACGGGCTACGTCCTCGTGCCCAACCCAGACGAGGCCGATGTTGTCCTCCTCAACACGTGCATGGTCCGCGGCCGGGCGGAGGACAAGGTCATCGGCCGGGTCGGTGAGCTGCAAAGGCTTCGGCGCACCCGCCCCCGTGTCATCGGGGTCGGGGGGTGCATGGCCCAGGGACGAGGAGAGGCGATCCTCGATCTCCTTCCGGGGGCGGACTTTGCGTTCGGGACGGCGCGGCTCGCCGACCTCCCGTCGCTCATTGCCCGTGCCCGGGACGGGGAGCGGTTCGCCTGTCTCCCGCCCCCGAACGGGATCGAGCGCCTGCCCGTTGTTCGGAGAAGCGCTTTCCAGGCCTACGTTACCATCGCCGAAGGTTGCTCGCACGCTTGCGCCTACTGTGTGGTCCCCCGGGTCCGTGGGCCGCTGCGCTCCCGGCCCCTGGAGGAGGTCGTGGCCGAGCTGCGGGATCTCGGCAGGGCGGGGTACCAAGAGGTCACGCTTCTCGGTCAGAACGTCGACGCCTACGGAACGGACCTTGGCGGGGGGACCACGTTCGCGGCTCTGCTCCGCGCCGCCCAGCAGGTGTCCATTCCGCGGATCCGGTTCACCACTTCGCACCCGGCCTACCTGACGGATGAGGTGATCGAGGTTCTCGCTACGGGGGGGAGCCTCTGTCCGCATGTCCATCTCGCGGTCCAGTCGGGGAGCGACCGAGTGCTGGCTGCAATGGGCCGCGGCCACACGCGCGCCGAGTTCCTCGATCTCGTCGCTCGCCTTCGGAGCAGGGTGCCCGGGCTGAATGTGACGACAGACGTGATCGTCGGATTCCCCGGCGAGGATGACTGGGACTTCCACCAGACCCTGTCTCTGATCGAAGAGGCTGCCTTTGGCACGGTGTTCGCGGCCATGTTCTCGCCACGTCCGGGCACGCGCGCGGCGGCGCTTCACGACGACGTTCCGCCGCGGGAGAAGGGGCGGCGGCTGGCGGTAGTGCTCGATCTCAGCCGCCGGCTGGCCCTCGAGTCCCACCGGGCACGGATCGGAACGACGGTTGAGGTTCTTGTCGAGGCGTTTCTGCCGGAGAAGAGGCAGCTCAGCGGCAAAACACGCGACTTCCGCACCGTGCTCTTCCCTGGGGATCCCGCTATGATCGGGCGGTTCGCGATGGTGAAGATCGAGGGGGCTACGGCAGGCGCGTTGCATGGTCAGCGAACGGAGGCGGGATGA
- a CDS encoding Tagatose-6-phosphate kinase, with protein sequence MILTVTLNPTLDKFYWVDDLPLSLDRPEEAILIRSSRSLTSAGGKGINVSTFLACHGVETVALGFLAGHTGQIILQDLLARGVTANFVWMPGENRTNITVIAKGREFHPLLIHEEGPPVSEEAMAIFLRKYERMLGRAEYVVLGGSLPPGCSSDCYRTLVQRAHRAGLRVIVHAGGEALVQAVAEGPFLVKPDVREELRLGDLPVRSVEEIVRAGQQVVKQGGQACLISHHITGDILVTRDGVWELEAPVPLTALKNLVGADDALVGGLLVALSRGEGLLEAVRYGMAAALATAEVEEKLCLDAGAIDREFGHVTMREWGKR encoded by the coding sequence ATGATCCTCACCGTCACCCTCAACCCGACCCTCGATAAGTTCTACTGGGTTGATGATCTCCCGCTTTCTCTGGACCGGCCGGAGGAGGCGATCCTCATCCGGAGCTCTCGGTCGCTTACCTCGGCGGGCGGGAAGGGAATCAATGTGTCGACGTTCCTTGCGTGCCACGGGGTGGAGACGGTGGCCCTGGGGTTTCTCGCTGGCCACACCGGGCAGATCATCCTGCAGGATCTTCTTGCCCGAGGTGTGACGGCAAATTTCGTGTGGATGCCCGGTGAGAACCGAACGAACATCACGGTGATCGCGAAGGGCCGCGAGTTCCATCCCCTGCTTATCCATGAGGAAGGACCGCCCGTGTCGGAAGAAGCGATGGCGATCTTCCTCCGCAAGTACGAGCGAATGCTGGGGCGAGCCGAGTACGTGGTCCTCGGAGGTTCGCTCCCCCCGGGCTGTTCCTCAGACTGCTACCGCACGCTCGTGCAGCGGGCGCATCGGGCCGGACTCCGCGTGATCGTCCACGCCGGTGGCGAGGCCCTGGTGCAGGCTGTGGCCGAGGGGCCGTTCCTCGTGAAGCCAGATGTCCGCGAGGAACTGAGGTTGGGGGATCTCCCGGTCCGATCGGTGGAGGAAATCGTGCGCGCTGGACAGCAGGTGGTCAAGCAGGGGGGACAGGCGTGCCTCATTTCCCATCACATCACGGGCGACATCCTGGTTACCCGTGACGGAGTATGGGAGCTTGAAGCCCCCGTGCCGCTCACCGCGCTCAAGAACCTCGTTGGTGCGGACGATGCGCTTGTAGGAGGGCTCCTTGTGGCGCTGTCCCGTGGGGAGGGCCTGCTGGAGGCGGTGCGCTATGGGATGGCGGCAGCTCTGGCTACGGCAGAGGTCGAGGAGAAGTTGTGTCTTGATGCCGGGGCGATCGATCGGGAGTTTGGACACGTGACGATGCGCGAATGGGGGAAGAGGTGA
- a CDS encoding DinG family ATP-dependent helicase YoaA produces MSREFIALALRGGAVGAVHIRAGGVAERLGWPLSDAQALRANLRRFSGLPVVVHDIASFRAVSGWADSGQGTLWVDTRTLAWAVWPEELDSTLAHLVGRIPYMPSDEAAGWAEATARLLVRLLDDAGSAPPAAQDMIAMLLPDRGWIGAPAAPSPSRERRVAVRSVGEAFAMLTASGTLAHRRAQVAYAEAAAEAFGGGGIYLLEAGPGTGKTIGYLVPLLLALGESDGRAVVATRTRALQEQLWRRDLPLLCEEMGVDLECALLKGRENYLCLRQLEEVRHRLLPREILAPLLAWAAQTDTGDLDGLAGLRSDPVGREVIRGLPDLSYRCGGRACLFWDRCPSRRAREMARAARLVVVNHALLGADLASGGAILGPYDLLVVDEAHALPEALRDALSDALSPAVIPRLLGELRRGQAGLLAAWAGPAAVGRAAEAWEQVAAAHRQFWADASAALPRDIGRYGPADVGRLLPAGRLLGQTLEGLAETIGELAPNLSEDAAVQARGLGSEMRRMAGLVECLLRPEREDTVFWYVRDPRGLTLTASPLDVGDRLRAALWPDLVGGVLTSATLSVGDDGCALARDLGLDSPPPFRAWPSPFPYDRVGAFVLRYLPHPDDPAFPEALASTLRRVLADVPRRALALFTSRRLLEATAGHLVGTPHLVQRRDGEREGLLARFRHSPPPVVLLGLDTLWEGIDLPGEQLELLVVARLPFPVPGDPLIQAQAERMANRGENPFQQLFIPRAVLRLRQGVGRLVRTPTDRGAVLLADPRIATRPYGDAFLRTLPVHAQWMDGPDQLIVALNDLFR; encoded by the coding sequence GTGAGCCGGGAGTTCATCGCCCTGGCGCTGAGGGGGGGCGCCGTGGGCGCAGTGCACATCCGCGCGGGCGGGGTTGCGGAACGCCTTGGGTGGCCTCTGTCCGATGCGCAAGCCTTGAGAGCGAACCTGCGCCGGTTCTCGGGGCTCCCCGTCGTTGTGCATGACATCGCCTCCTTCCGCGCCGTGTCGGGATGGGCGGACAGTGGTCAGGGCACCTTGTGGGTGGACACCCGCACTCTGGCGTGGGCGGTGTGGCCGGAGGAGTTGGACTCGACCCTCGCCCATCTTGTGGGGAGGATTCCGTACATGCCGTCCGACGAGGCCGCGGGTTGGGCCGAGGCCACGGCGCGCCTTCTCGTGCGCCTCCTCGACGACGCGGGATCGGCTCCGCCTGCAGCTCAGGACATGATTGCGATGCTGCTCCCCGACCGCGGGTGGATTGGAGCGCCGGCGGCTCCTTCCCCCTCGCGCGAGCGGAGGGTCGCCGTGCGGTCGGTGGGTGAGGCGTTCGCGATGCTCACCGCGAGTGGAACCCTTGCCCACCGCCGGGCCCAGGTAGCCTACGCCGAAGCGGCGGCAGAAGCATTTGGGGGGGGCGGGATCTACCTTCTTGAGGCCGGCCCGGGAACAGGCAAGACGATCGGATACCTCGTGCCGCTTCTGCTCGCCCTTGGGGAGAGCGATGGCCGGGCGGTGGTTGCCACGCGGACGCGTGCGCTCCAGGAGCAGCTCTGGCGCCGGGACCTCCCGCTCCTCTGCGAGGAGATGGGCGTTGACCTAGAGTGCGCGCTCCTCAAGGGTCGGGAGAACTACCTGTGCTTGCGCCAGCTGGAAGAGGTTCGGCATCGGCTCCTGCCGCGCGAGATCCTTGCTCCGCTCCTCGCGTGGGCAGCACAGACGGATACCGGGGACCTCGACGGGCTGGCAGGGTTGCGGTCGGATCCAGTGGGTCGCGAGGTCATCCGTGGGCTGCCCGATCTCTCCTACCGTTGCGGAGGGCGGGCCTGTCTGTTCTGGGACCGCTGCCCATCGCGGCGAGCACGGGAGATGGCCCGCGCAGCACGTCTTGTGGTGGTCAACCACGCGTTGCTCGGCGCCGACCTCGCCAGTGGAGGGGCAATTCTGGGTCCGTACGATCTCCTCGTCGTCGATGAGGCGCACGCGCTGCCCGAGGCGCTTCGCGATGCGCTGAGCGATGCCCTTTCGCCCGCGGTCATCCCCCGCCTGCTCGGTGAGCTGCGCCGCGGCCAAGCGGGCCTGCTTGCGGCATGGGCCGGACCGGCGGCTGTGGGCAGGGCGGCCGAGGCTTGGGAGCAGGTCGCTGCCGCCCACCGCCAGTTCTGGGCTGATGCCAGTGCTGCGCTGCCGCGGGACATCGGCCGGTACGGTCCAGCCGACGTCGGCAGGCTTCTCCCCGCTGGACGGCTTCTGGGGCAGACCCTGGAGGGTTTGGCGGAGACGATCGGCGAGCTCGCGCCCAACCTCTCGGAGGACGCTGCCGTCCAGGCGCGTGGGTTGGGGAGCGAGATGCGGCGCATGGCGGGATTGGTCGAATGCCTTCTGAGGCCTGAGAGAGAAGATACGGTGTTCTGGTACGTCCGGGACCCCCGAGGGCTGACCCTCACGGCATCGCCACTGGACGTTGGTGACAGACTCCGGGCCGCGCTCTGGCCAGACCTGGTGGGAGGGGTTCTCACCTCCGCTACCCTTTCCGTCGGTGACGACGGGTGTGCACTCGCGCGCGACCTCGGGCTCGATTCCCCCCCTCCATTCAGGGCGTGGCCCTCTCCGTTTCCCTACGACCGGGTAGGGGCGTTCGTCCTTCGCTACCTGCCGCACCCCGATGACCCGGCGTTCCCGGAAGCCCTCGCCTCCACCCTCCGCCGTGTCCTGGCTGACGTTCCACGGCGGGCGCTCGCCCTTTTCACCTCCCGCCGCCTTCTCGAGGCCACCGCTGGACACCTCGTCGGTACGCCCCATCTTGTCCAGCGCCGGGACGGGGAGCGCGAGGGCCTCCTCGCCCGGTTCCGGCACTCCCCCCCTCCAGTGGTCCTGTTGGGGCTGGACACGCTGTGGGAGGGGATCGACCTCCCCGGGGAGCAGCTCGAACTGCTGGTCGTCGCGCGCCTGCCGTTCCCTGTACCCGGCGATCCTCTCATCCAGGCTCAGGCCGAACGCATGGCCAACCGAGGTGAGAACCCGTTCCAGCAGCTATTCATCCCGCGGGCGGTGCTCCGGCTCCGCCAGGGTGTGGGGCGGTTGGTGAGGACGCCGACCGACCGGGGGGCAGTTCTCCTGGCGGACCCACGGATCGCCACCCGCCCCTACGGCGATGCGTTTCTGCGGACGCTCCCAGTACATGCGCAGTGGATGGATGGTCCAGATCAGCTGATCGTTGCCCTGAACGACCTTTTTCGCTAA
- a CDS encoding Prolyl-tRNA synthetase, with protein sequence MPCVRWSRYFLPTWKEEPAEADLASHRLSLRAGLIRALAAGIYTYLPLGWRALRKIEAIVREEMDAIGGAELHMPVVHPAELWARTGRLVDAGEILVRFQDRAGRDMVLGPTHEEVVTDLARREVQSWRQLPFMLYQIQTKFRDEPRARGGLIRVREFTMKDGYSFHENIADLDRYYPEVYRAYLTIFRRCGLSPVPVEADPGLMGGSGSHEFMLVSDHGEDTFVLCSGCGYSANREGAVAAKESGPDEAPRPREEVATPGCHTIEAVARALGVPRQKTAKAVFYRAADRLVFVVIRGDLEVNEAKLARVIGVAELVPATEEEITAVGAVPGFASPIGISARGVLVVVDDSIPAARNLVAGANREGFHVRNVNFPRDFQAQIVADVALARDGDRCLRCGGELRVQRGIELGHIFKLGTKYSQALGATFLDRDGQAQPLVMGCYGIGIGRLLAAVLEAHHDDAGIVWPVSVAPFHVLVTVLNPREEEPLGFALGVAEHLSRTGLDVLVDDRERSPGEKFHDAKLIGIPVLAVVGPRSLGKGQVDLERRRDGARTAAPAAPEAIEHAVRDLLRAERG encoded by the coding sequence ATGCCCTGCGTTCGTTGGAGCCGGTACTTCCTCCCGACGTGGAAGGAGGAACCCGCGGAGGCGGATCTCGCCAGTCACAGGCTGTCCCTGCGCGCTGGGCTGATCCGTGCGTTGGCGGCCGGGATCTACACCTACCTGCCGCTGGGGTGGCGGGCGCTGCGGAAGATCGAGGCGATCGTGCGCGAGGAAATGGACGCGATCGGCGGTGCCGAGCTCCACATGCCGGTCGTGCACCCCGCCGAGCTGTGGGCGAGGACGGGAAGGTTGGTGGATGCCGGCGAGATCCTTGTCCGGTTCCAGGATCGGGCTGGGCGGGACATGGTCCTCGGGCCAACCCATGAGGAGGTCGTGACGGACCTCGCCCGACGAGAAGTCCAGTCTTGGCGGCAGCTCCCGTTCATGTTGTACCAGATTCAGACCAAGTTTCGGGACGAGCCCCGTGCCCGCGGGGGCCTGATCCGCGTCCGCGAGTTCACGATGAAGGATGGGTACAGCTTCCACGAGAACATCGCTGACCTCGATCGGTACTACCCTGAGGTGTACCGCGCGTACCTCACGATCTTCCGTCGCTGCGGGCTTTCCCCAGTGCCTGTCGAGGCGGACCCGGGGCTGATGGGCGGGTCGGGTTCGCACGAGTTCATGCTCGTGAGTGACCACGGCGAGGACACGTTTGTTCTCTGTTCGGGCTGCGGGTACAGCGCCAACCGCGAGGGGGCGGTGGCAGCGAAGGAATCCGGCCCCGATGAGGCACCTCGGCCACGGGAGGAGGTGGCAACACCCGGCTGTCACACCATCGAGGCGGTGGCGAGGGCCCTCGGTGTTCCCCGACAGAAGACGGCGAAGGCGGTGTTCTACCGGGCGGCGGACCGACTCGTGTTCGTCGTGATCCGGGGAGACCTTGAGGTCAACGAGGCCAAGTTGGCCCGCGTGATCGGCGTTGCAGAACTCGTGCCGGCGACGGAGGAGGAGATCACCGCGGTCGGTGCGGTGCCGGGGTTCGCTTCGCCGATCGGGATCTCCGCTCGTGGTGTGCTAGTCGTGGTGGACGACTCGATTCCGGCTGCCCGGAACCTCGTGGCGGGGGCAAACCGCGAGGGGTTTCACGTTCGGAACGTGAACTTTCCGCGGGACTTTCAAGCTCAGATCGTCGCCGACGTGGCGCTCGCTCGTGACGGGGACCGTTGCCTCCGCTGCGGGGGAGAGCTTCGCGTTCAGCGGGGGATCGAGCTTGGTCACATCTTCAAGCTCGGGACGAAGTACTCCCAGGCACTCGGGGCGACGTTCCTCGATCGAGATGGCCAGGCCCAGCCCCTGGTCATGGGGTGCTATGGGATCGGGATCGGCCGCCTGCTCGCTGCGGTGCTCGAGGCACACCACGATGATGCGGGGATCGTCTGGCCAGTCTCGGTTGCTCCGTTCCACGTGCTGGTGACGGTTCTCAACCCGAGGGAAGAGGAGCCGCTGGGATTCGCGCTCGGGGTCGCGGAGCATCTCAGCCGGACAGGCCTGGATGTCCTCGTCGATGATCGAGAGCGGAGCCCGGGTGAGAAGTTTCACGATGCGAAGCTCATCGGGATCCCTGTGCTCGCTGTGGTCGGCCCGCGCAGCCTGGGGAAGGGCCAGGTTGACCTCGAACGGCGTCGCGACGGCGCCCGCACCGCTGCTCCCGCCGCGCCTGAGGCCATCGAGCACGCCGTGCGCGACCTGCTCAGGGCCGAGCGCGGTTGA